A region of the Methanobrevibacter ruminantium M1 genome:
CATCATCTATATTTTTTTCTTGAGCTAATTTACTTACCTTGGCATGGACTTCATCTTCTCTGGATTTGTCATAAATTTCCATGCCTAAAAAAACCTTAGCTGAAACTATATCCTTAGCAAGTGAAGTTCTTTCACTAATTAAGTTAACTAAATCATTATCAATTTCATCGATTCTTTTTCTAGACTTTAAAAGAACATTGCGAGCTTCTTCTTCAGTTTCATATATACTCATCAATTCCTTTTCGTCCACAAAAATAACTCCATAGTTTTGATAATAAATATACTTTATATTTCATATTATTTAAAGATAGTTATTGAAAGTGTGGAATTTATAGAAAAAATTGAAACTGTAAATTTTAAAGATAATTACAAAAGTGTGAAATTAATTTAAAGATAAAAATAATGAAAGTGAAAAATCTAGAAAGTTTTCAAAGGGGGAAGCTAAAATAAATTAAATTTTTTAATTCTGCCAATATTTAATTCTAATTTTTAAGCAATTTGAACAAAATGAGAAATTGACTCCCAAATAATGAAAATAAACCAATTAATAATAGATTTTTTATAAGGTTATACAAAGACAAAAAGCAAGAATAGTTCTCAAATGCTCTAATAACTTATTTAAATACATAAACCAATCTAATAATAATGATGATTGAAAAAGGGATAAGACACAAAAGAAATTGTGAAAATCAAGAAAAAAAAATAATAAAGATTAATAAAAAGAGATAAAGGATTAAAAGTGAAACCATGCATTACATAAACGCCAAGACAATATTATCAAGCAAAAACGGAATGAACCTATATAGGGGATGCTCCCATGGCTGCATCTACTGCGATTCAAGAAGCAAGATATACAATATGAACCATGACTTTGAAGACATTGAAGTAAAGGAAAACGGAATCAGACTCCTTAAGAATGCCTTAAAGAGAAAAAGGGAAAAGGTCATGATTGGAACAGGATCAATGACAGACCCATACATTCCTCTTGAGAGCAATCTAAAGTTTATGAGAGAATCATTGGAACTCATTTACAAATACGGCCATGGATTTACCTGCATAACCAAATCAGACCTCATCCTTAGAGACCTGGACCTAATCAAGAAAATAAATGAAAATACAAAGGCAGTTGTTCAGATGACCCTGACAACAGCTGATGATGAGCTATGCAAGATACTTGAACCTAACGTCTGCACAACAAAGGAAAGAGTCAATGTCCTAAAGACCTTAAACGAAAACAATATCCCTACAATCGTTTGGCTATGCCCAATCCTACCTTATATAAACGATACAGAGGAAAACATTAATCAAATATTGGATTACTGCATTGATGCAAATGTAAAAGGAATTTTATGCTTTGGGATGGGAATGACCCTAAGAGAAGGAAACAGAGAATATTTTTATAAAAAACTAGATGAGCATTTCCCTGGACTAAAAGAAAGATATAGAAGGACTTATAGGAATAGCTATGGGATAAAAAGCCCTAATAATAAAAAACTAATGAAGATATTCCTCCAAAGGACTGATGAACATGGCATTATGAACAATATAGAGGATATATTTGAATATCTTCATGAGTTTCCAAGCCATGAGAGCACAAAGCAGACTACTTTGATGTAAAAAAAGTATTAGAAAAATAAGAATAATATAAAAAATGAAAATAAGATAAAAAATAAGAATAAAGAAAAAAGAATGAAAATAAGAATTAAGAAAAAAGAATGAAAATAAGAATTAAGAAAAAATAATGACTAATAAAAGGAAGGAAACTAAATAAACCTAGTTCCTTCATTATTTACTTTTGTTTCAATAACATTTCCATCAAATGAAGCCCAAGCATCCTTAACATCATCAATTGTATCCTCTTCAACAATAGCAACAAAAGAGGATCCTGTTCCAGATAATCCAGAAGCTAAAGCCCCTGCACTAAGGGCATCCAAGGCAATATTATTATCAAAATTAAGTGCAGTTCCATACAAAAGACCATTCAAAGTCAATGCCTTAAGATACCTCTTATTCATAGCCTCTTCAAAAGCCATCTTAACATATGACCCTACCAATTTCATCCTATTTACATCAGATGAACCGCTTAATGACTCCTTATCAGGCATAAAAACCAAAATATCATATTCAGGCAATTTCTCCTGATGCAAAATCTTCCTTTCCATATTATCAGTTATGGTAAGTCCTCCAAAAAAGGATGCAGAAGCATCATCAAAAGCTCCGGTTATGGTTACTCCAGCCTCAAGAGATGCGTCAATTCCAAGATTAATCATTTCAAAATCGCTTAAAGGCTTTAAGAAAAATTCATCTGAAATCAAGCCTGCAGTTGCCATAACAACAGAATTAGATAAGGCACTGCTACTTGAAAGGCCAGAGCCTAAAGGAAGATTGGATTTTGTTCTAATTTTAATTCCTTCACCATTTCCAAAATCCAAATCATTTAAAAGATCATCCTGAGACAAGTCTTTTCCAATATT
Encoded here:
- a CDS encoding SPL family radical SAM protein — its product is MHYINAKTILSSKNGMNLYRGCSHGCIYCDSRSKIYNMNHDFEDIEVKENGIRLLKNALKRKREKVMIGTGSMTDPYIPLESNLKFMRESLELIYKYGHGFTCITKSDLILRDLDLIKKINENTKAVVQMTLTTADDELCKILEPNVCTTKERVNVLKTLNENNIPTIVWLCPILPYINDTEENINQILDYCIDANVKGILCFGMGMTLREGNREYFYKKLDEHFPGLKERYRRTYRNSYGIKSPNNKKLMKIFLQRTDEHGIMNNIEDIFEYLHEFPSHESTKQTTLM
- a CDS encoding chorismate mutase gives rise to the protein MDEKELMSIYETEEEARNVLLKSRKRIDEIDNDLVNLISERTSLAKDIVSAKVFLGMEIYDKSREDEVHAKVSKLAQEKNIDDDILSDIMNMLTILSKNKQREFLEE
- a CDS encoding shikimate kinase encodes the protein MAKIVKSPGSATVINAISTGFGSAFGIDLNITCEAEFSSQGIDCSSDLGVDPNLMNICVKSVLSHYNIGKDLSQDDLLNDLDFGNGEGIKIRTKSNLPLGSGLSSSSALSNSVVMATAGLISDEFFLKPLSDFEMINLGIDASLEAGVTITGAFDDASASFFGGLTITDNMERKILHQEKLPEYDILVFMPDKESLSGSSDVNRMKLVGSYVKMAFEEAMNKRYLKALTLNGLLYGTALNFDNNIALDALSAGALASGLSGTGSSFVAIVEEDTIDDVKDAWASFDGNVIETKVNNEGTRFI